In the Pseudoliparis swirei isolate HS2019 ecotype Mariana Trench chromosome 19, NWPU_hadal_v1, whole genome shotgun sequence genome, one interval contains:
- the tex11 gene encoding testis-expressed protein 11, translated as MEPFASTVKCLTDNLLHKQPTDYDEMIEKLFSEVSGLEDFPKIPDQQLEECAIQLWNWAVTKNVGSTLSTNQKAKVRHVACSLLCCCVPENPTEGIIRKQILMASKTGRTWLDCKNPQMADNFLRFAVKSLETLYGQLTSRGDGAADNASSKGDVEKDLLRVLSCQAESAISQGNNHEAVVYMQRCKDMLLRLPQDTAYLSLMCYNFGIDTYNLGKFEESVFWLSQSYEIGKMNVKYAPRSEVQAKVLRLLGTVYLEWDCQRFQEKALNAVSLANKECVSASGLYLKIRILLRCGASDDQIRAGLNDMLESKVSLELCLSTVKLLMLEDRETLAFEYLKRVCQHFEASPDLGTALVLHIELLLQRGKELLAKQKIEDIITGHYTGKQLSPLALTSLHVMLWDKAATHFEARNYSEALQWYNYSLSFFKAGQMEPNSAKLQRNRASCFLQLKQLEKAKEAIKEAERCDPDSIFTQFSVYKIAVQEKDVERAVEAVNAMGLLSRRPAAREDGLLVSEKAAFNLLSLAAQIALENQQQETAMKALESLCENSEDEAQVLTALRCLIRLVLSTIERSSDEMRNGNLDVLLPYLKMALQKVSHQSRMTVEQRTEEANWFRKIAWNSALQCESSPDRMRDFFVLSYQLSQLCPSDRTLLMGQKTCLLMAAAASLELCRKSLHSAQTEQLTQALEYIQICWEVWKTLKASGSSPMDPTDTLLLLYEFEARAKLNDPELETVLESVLELENVETKVLETIAALAMEPPAHFPLLCKKALRVALSLYKKQPRADPACCSKCVHSLIKLSLPSGVSEVEAHVLEEVWDYYEEALSIIAAAPDDFPEMETLWLLTRAWNTGILLYSLAQYPEAEKWCGLAMGFIRHLGSLQESYETQMSGLYTEILDRLDKAQKNLAMEE; from the exons ATGGAGCCGTTTGCTTCCACCGTTAAAT GTCTCACAGATAATCTTCTGCATAAACAGCCGACAGATTATGATGAGATGATAGAGAAACTCTTCTCTGAGGTCTCTGGTCTAGAGGATTTCCCCAAAATACCAGATCAACAG CTTGAGGAGTGTGCCATCCAGCTGTGGAACTGGGCAGTTACTAAGAATGTGGGCAGCACTCTAAGTACAAATCAGAAAGCAAAAG TGCGTCATGTCGCATGCAGTCTGCTGTGCTGCTGTGTGCCTGAGAATCCAACAGAGGGCATCATCCGTAAGCAGATCCTG ATGGCCAGCAAGACAGGAAGAACCTGGCTGGACTGCAAGAATCCCCAGATGGCAGATAACTTTTTAAGATTTGCTGTCAAG AGCCTGGAAACCCTCTATGGCCAACTAACATCCAgaggtgatggagcagctgACAACGCTTCATCCAAGGGGGACGTAGAGAAGGATCTGCTTCGAGTTCTCTCATGCCAGGCAGAATCG GCCATAAGTCAAGGGAATAACCATGAGGCCGTGGTCTATATGCAGCGCTGTAAAGACATGCTGCTGCGGCTCCCACAAGAT ACGGCCTACCTCTCCCTTATGTGCTACAACTTTGGAATAGACACTTACAATCTGGGAAAGTTTGAGGAAAGTGTATTTTGGCTGAG ccAAAGCTATGAAATTGGGAAAATGAATGTGAAATACGCCCCTAGATCTGAAGTCCAG GCCAAGGTTTTGAGGCTCCTCGGAACTGTTTATTTGGAGTGGGACTGTCAGAGATTTCAGGAGAAGGCTCTTAATGCTGTCAGTTTAGCCAACAAG GAATGTGTGAGCGCCTCTGGGCTGTACTTAAAGATCAGAATACTCCTGAGATGTGGGGCCTCAGACGACCAAATCAGAGCAG gACTTAATGACATGCTGGAATCGAAGGTTTCTCTTGAACTGTGTCTGAGCACAGTGAAACTCCTCATGCTTGAAGACAG AGAAACGCTGGCGTTTGAGTATTTGAAGCGCGTGTGTCAGCACTTTGAGGCGTCCCCTGACCTGGGAACTGCTCTCGTCTTGCACattgagctgctgctgcagagaggCAAGGAGCTGTTGGCCAAACAGAAGATCGAGGATATCATCACCG GCCACTATACAGGAAAACAGCTGTCTCCACTGGCCCTCACAAGTCTACATGTCATGCTCTGGGATAAAGCGGCCACACACTTTGAG GCCAGAAACTACTCTGAGGCTCTTCAGTGGTATAACTACTCCCTGAGTTTCTTCAAGGCAGGTCAAATGGAGCCCAACTCAGCCAAACTGCAGAGGAACAgagcttcctgtttcctgcaACTGAAGCAACTGGAAAAG GCCAAGGAGGCGATTAAGGAGGCAGAGAGATGTGATCCTGACAGCATTTTCACTCAGTTTAGTGTTTACAAGATTGCAGTGCAGGAGAAGGATGTGGAGAGAG CTGTAGAGGCAGTGAATGCGATGGGACTTCTGTCCAGGAGGCCAGCTGCCCGTGAGGATGGCCTGCTGGTCTCGGAGAAAGCTGCTTTCAACCTCCTCAGTCTGGCGGCTCAGATTGCTCTGGAG AACCAACAGCAGGAAACCGCCATGAAGGCGCTGGAGAGCTTGTGTGAAAACTCCGAAGATGAAGCTCAGGTTCTGACGGCTCTCAG GTGTTTGATTCGACTTGTTCTCTCCACAATAGAAAGATCGAGTGATGAGATGAG GAATGGGAATCTGGATGTGCTGCTGCCATACCTCAAGATGG CTCTGCAGAAAGTTTCACACCAATCTCGCATGACTGTTGAGCAACGCACAGAGGAAGCCAACTGGTTCAGGAAGATTG CGTGGAACTCGGCTCTGCAGTGCGAGAGCAGCCCTGACAGAATGAGGGATTTCTTTGTGCTCTCTTACCAG CTCTCCCAGCTGTGTCCGTCTGACCGCACGCTGCTCATGGGCCAGAAGACGTGTCTGCTGATGGCGGCTGCTGCCTCTCTGGAGCTCTGCAGGAAGTCTCTTCACTCTGCCCAG ACTGAGCAGCTCACTCAGGCTCTGGAGTACATTCAGATCTGTTGGGAGGTCTGGAAAACCCTGAAGGCGTCAG GAAGCTCCCCAATGGACCCCACggacacgctgctgctgctctatgAATTTGAGGCTCGAGCGAAGCTGAATGACCCCGAGCTGGAGACGGTGCTGGAGTCCGTCTTGGAGCTCGAAAATGTTGAAACCAAAGTGCTGGAGACGATCGCCG CCTTAGCCATGGAGCCTCCAGCCCACTTCCCTCTGCTTTGCAAGAAGGCCTTGAGGGTGGCTCTCTCTCTGTACAAGAAACAACCGCGGGCCGACCCGGCTTGCTGCAG CAAGTGTGTTCACAGCCTGATCAAGCTGTCCCTCCCAAGCGGCGTTTCGGAGGTGGAGGCCCATGTGCTCGAGGAGGTGTGGGACTACTACGAGGAGGCGCTGTCCATCATTGCAGCCGCA CCGGACGACTTCCCGGAGATGGAGACCCTGTGGCTGCTGACTCGGGCTTGGAACACGGGGATCCTGCTGTACAGCCTGGCTCAGTACCCCGAGGCCGAGAAGTGGTGCGGCCTCGCCATGGGCTTCATCCGCCACCTCGGATCGCTGCAGGAGAGCTACGAGACACAG ATGTCTGGTCTCTACACCGAAATCCTGGACCGGTTGGACAAAGCCCAAAAGAACCTCGCCATGGAGGAATAA
- the dlg3 gene encoding disks large homolog 3 isoform X6, whose translation MMNSSMSSGSGSLRTSEKRSLYVRALFDYDRTRDSCLPSQGLSFSYGDILHVINASDDEWWQARLVTPHGESEQIGVIPSKKRVEKKERARLKTVKFHARTGMIESNRPVKVKRKKSFNLSRKFPFYKSKENIVQELGESEQCLTSNTSDSESSSKGQEDTILSYEPVIRQEIHYTRPVIILGPMKDRVNDDLISEFPHKFGSCVPHTTRPRREIEMDGQDYHFVGSREQMEKDIQDNKFIEAGQFNENLYGTSILSVRTVAERQGKHCILDVSGNAIKRLQQAQLYPIAIFIKPKSIEALMEMNKRQTYEQANKVFDKAVKLEQDFGEYFTAIVQGDSLEEIYNKIKLIIEEQSGPYIWIPSSEKL comes from the exons ATGATGAACAGCAGCATGAGCTCAGGATCAGGCTCCCTGCGCACCAGTGAGAAACGCTCCCTCTATGTCAG AGCCTTGTTTGACTATGATCGAACGAGGGACAGCTGCCTGCCCAGCCAAGGCCTGAGCTTCTCTTACGGGGATATCCTCCACGTCATAAACGCTTCTGATGACGAGTGGTGGCAGGCGAGGCTGGTCACACCGCATGGAGAGAGCGAGCAGATCGGGGTCATTCCGAGCAAGAAAAG AGTGGAGAAGAAAGAGCGAGCCAGGTTAAAAACAGTCAAGTTCCACGCCAGGACAGGCATGATTGAATCCAACAGG CCAGTCAAAGTAAAGCGCAAAAAAAGCTTCAACCTCTCACGCAAGTTCCCGTTTTACAAGAGCAAGGAGAATATTGTGCAGGAGTTGGGGGAGTCTGAAC AATGCCTGACGTCCAACACCAGTGACAGTGAAAGCAGTTCGA agggGCAGGAGGACACGATTCTTTCCTATGAGCCGGTCATTCGACAGGAAA TCCACTACACGCGGCCTGTGATCATACTGGGCCCCATGAAGGACAGAGTAAACGATGACCTCATCTCCGAGTTCCCCCACAAGTTTGGCTCCTGTGTACCCC ATACGACTCGTCCGAGGCGAGAGATCGAGATGGACGGCCAGGACTACCACTTTGTGGGCTCGCGAGAGCAAATGGAGAAGGACATTCAGGATAATAAGTTCATTGAGGCCGGCCAGTTCAATGAGAACCTCTACGGGACGAGCATCTTGTCCGTCCGCACCGTGGCTGAGAGG CAGGGGAAGCACTGCATTCTGGATGTGTCGGGGAATGCCATTAAACGACTGCAGCAAGCACAACTTTATCCGATTgccatctttattaaaccaaaatCCATTGAAGCCCTGAT GGAAATGAACAAGAGGCAGACGTACGAGCAGGCCAATAAAGTCTTTGACAAGGCGGTGAAGCTGGAGCAAGACTTTGGAGAGTATTTCACAG CTATCGTACAGGGCGACTCACTAGAGGAGATCTACAACAAAATCAAGCTCATCATCGAGGAGCAGTCTGGTCCCTACATCTGGATCCCCTCCTCCGAGAAGCTTTGA